From the genome of Drosophila simulans strain w501 unplaced genomic scaffold, Prin_Dsim_3.1 Segkk5_quiver_pilon, whole genome shotgun sequence, one region includes:
- the LOC6740432 gene encoding antigen 5 like allergen Cul n 1, which produces MWSGPCVAAGLLLLFGVNIVFLLPESNYCHIKNCPADKKLPHIGCNSSGSWSPKCGKEPKIIDVPNHIQKFILHYHNTYRDIVAGGQLHRLPIAARMLKLKWDHDLAFLASILVKRCDLQPTDHCISTEEFSSPSYHVVYNKFKAKQDTFRIVRSQLNAWYDQYKKVSASSLFGGFSTDKKEIGHFLRMIVGPSNRLGCAIASTEKDGWTHQWLGCLYSCSPQKNSLLYEYSGKPGEYCTTGINGIFQNLCNDTEPVKDCLHSELFKTIITNDTTSLIRGMLNRQTQARVPWLIIPALIVTFVLLS; this is translated from the exons ATGTGGAGTGGTCCTTGCGTTGCAGCcgggttgctgttgttattcgGTGTGAATATTGTCTTTCTGCTCCCAGAATCCAACTATTGTCATATAAAAAACTGCCCAGCGGATAAAAAACTGCCACATATTGGCTGCAATAGCAGTGGG AGCTGGTCGCCAAAGTGCGGAAAAGAGCCAAAAATCATCGACGTACCCAATCATATACAAAAGTTCATTCTACACTATCACAACACATATCGCGATATTGTTGCCGGCGGCCAATTGCACAGGCTACCCATTGCAGCTCGTATGCTTAAGTTGAAGTGGGACCAcgatttggcttttttggcttcaaTCTTGGTAAAGCGTTGCGATCTCCAACCCACAGACCACTGCATATCCACGGAAGAGTTCTCGTCTCCAAGCTACCATGTGGTATATAACAAGTTCAAGGCAAAGCAGGATACATTCAGGATTGTTCGATCGCAGCTGAATGCGTGGTATGATCAGTACAAGAAGGTTTCTGCATCCAGTCTATTTGGTGGATTTTCCACTGATAA GAAGGAGATTGGGCACTTTCTAAGGATGATCGTGGGCCCCAGTAACCGATTGGGCTGCGCCATAGCTAGTACCGAAAAAGACGGATGGACCCATCAATGGCTAGGCTGTCTGTACAGCTGTTCACCCCAGAAGAACTCGCTTCTATACGAGTATTCCGGAAAACCGGGAGAATATTGCACCACTGGGATTAATGGCATATTCCAAAATCTATGCAATGACACTGAACCTGTGAAAGACTGCTTGCACTCTGAACTATTCAAAACAATAATCACCAATGACACTACATCATTGATCAGGGGCATGTTGAATAGACAAACTCAAGCCAGAGTACCATGGCTCATTATCCCCGCTCTTATTGTTACATTTGTTCTTTTATCATAG